In a genomic window of Flavobacteriales bacterium:
- a CDS encoding response regulator transcription factor has protein sequence MPHVLLIEDDALVRKLLEKRLHLAGWEVTALRDGNELLARIAAHPADLILIDLGLPGADGLTLVEQLRAQGISAPILVLTAYELPHLHATVRGVGANDLIQKPYDQEELLERMRRLMAA, from the coding sequence ATGCCGCACGTGCTGCTGATCGAAGACGATGCCTTGGTGCGCAAGCTGCTGGAGAAGCGCTTGCATCTGGCGGGATGGGAGGTGACCGCCCTGCGCGACGGCAACGAGCTGCTCGCGCGCATCGCTGCGCATCCAGCGGACCTCATCCTCATCGACCTCGGCCTGCCCGGCGCCGATGGCCTCACCCTTGTTGAGCAATTGCGCGCGCAAGGGATTTCCGCGCCCATCCTCGTGCTCACGGCCTACGAGTTGCCGCACCTGCACGCCACCGTGCGCGGCGTGGGCGCCAACGACCTGATCCAGAAGCCCTACGACCAGGAGGAGTTGCTCGAGCGGATGCGGAGGCTCATGGCGGCGTGA